A window of Streptomyces sp. DG1A-41 contains these coding sequences:
- a CDS encoding phage gp6-like head-tail connector protein — protein MPLASVDDVAARLGRPVAADETARVSAFLADVTGLVEDYCGRDMDRRSDQSITLYPEGGCVLPVPTRYQTFLTVSAVLVDGQAVTDYTFNGRHLTRDAGWGESAVTLTASWGYEDAPASLRAITCSEVIRWLALSPGVESERVGEVEVTFSGASSAQSLSAATRTSLRQGRWRRGSVGSLTLRKEGPVLDLRGPVVLHD, from the coding sequence TTGCCTCTGGCTTCCGTTGACGATGTGGCCGCCCGTCTTGGGCGGCCCGTCGCCGCAGACGAAACAGCTCGTGTCTCCGCCTTCCTGGCAGACGTTACGGGACTCGTTGAGGACTACTGCGGCCGAGACATGGACAGGCGGAGTGACCAGAGCATCACCCTCTATCCCGAGGGCGGCTGTGTCCTCCCTGTCCCGACTCGCTATCAGACCTTCCTCACCGTGTCGGCCGTCCTGGTCGACGGCCAGGCGGTCACTGACTACACCTTCAACGGCCGTCATCTGACCCGTGATGCCGGCTGGGGAGAATCCGCGGTGACCCTCACCGCCTCTTGGGGCTACGAGGACGCTCCCGCTTCCCTCAGGGCAATCACCTGCTCAGAGGTGATCAGATGGCTTGCGCTCTCCCCCGGTGTGGAGTCAGAGCGGGTCGGAGAGGTCGAAGTCACCTTCTCAGGTGCCAGCTCGGCGCAGTCGCTCTCAGCGGCCACCAGGACCAGCCTCCGTCAAGGACGTTGGCGCCGGGGGTCCGTCGGCTCCCTGACGCTCCGCAAGGAAGGCCCTGTCCTCGACCTGAGGGGGCCCGTTGTTCTCCATGACTGA
- a CDS encoding phage portal protein, with amino-acid sequence MADIEVGSPPNSPSGWVDWLHAKLLRRRTYLRFCSDYYDGKHQKMVFAQAKYQSEFGRIFDGWSDNFCGLIVDSVNERMFIDGFQMTDEPGGDKDAREIWQRNHLDAEANAAHLDAMVHGVSYAIVWADGAGQPTISIESAENVVVQYKPGSRWDIEAAAKFYTDDWGREFVTLWWNGFVYTGSGMTGQWGDYKAAKNPLGEPPVIPIPNRSRLTGPFLSDLAVVIPLQDAINKTVADALVASEYAAWPQRYVTGLEIQEDEQGRPVEPYKVAVDKLLQAENPDVRFGQFEAADLKNYVNLVQMLVQHLASTSRVPFHYFLLNGGTAPSGESITSAEAGLIAKTRERMLHFGEAWERIMRLAFRVMGDKRADAHGAEVIWRDPENRTEAQHYDALLKAQMIGVPRDQLLLDAGYTPQQIERFRVMREQDAKDAMELAKKYPAPQPEQPNGQQDAEKAARKAPQGNSGNAARKAA; translated from the coding sequence TTGGCCGATATTGAGGTTGGGTCTCCACCTAACTCCCCCTCGGGGTGGGTGGACTGGCTACACGCAAAGCTACTCAGGCGCCGGACCTATCTCCGGTTCTGCTCGGACTACTACGACGGCAAGCACCAAAAGATGGTGTTCGCTCAGGCTAAGTACCAGTCGGAGTTTGGCCGCATCTTTGATGGCTGGTCGGACAACTTCTGTGGGCTCATCGTCGACTCGGTGAATGAGCGAATGTTCATCGATGGGTTCCAGATGACGGATGAGCCGGGCGGGGACAAGGACGCCCGCGAGATCTGGCAGCGAAATCACCTGGACGCGGAAGCGAACGCTGCTCACCTTGACGCGATGGTGCACGGAGTTTCCTACGCCATCGTCTGGGCGGACGGTGCCGGCCAGCCGACTATCAGCATCGAGAGCGCTGAGAATGTGGTGGTCCAGTACAAGCCTGGAAGTCGCTGGGATATCGAGGCAGCCGCCAAATTTTATACGGACGACTGGGGTCGTGAATTCGTCACGCTCTGGTGGAATGGCTTCGTTTACACGGGCTCAGGTATGACCGGTCAGTGGGGCGACTACAAGGCCGCCAAGAACCCCCTGGGGGAACCTCCGGTCATCCCGATCCCCAACCGGTCTCGCTTGACTGGCCCCTTTCTATCTGACCTCGCTGTGGTCATCCCCCTCCAGGACGCCATCAACAAGACCGTTGCTGACGCACTGGTAGCCAGCGAGTACGCGGCTTGGCCGCAGCGTTACGTGACCGGCCTGGAGATCCAGGAGGACGAGCAGGGACGCCCTGTCGAGCCTTACAAGGTCGCCGTTGACAAGCTCCTTCAGGCCGAAAACCCCGACGTTCGTTTTGGACAATTCGAAGCCGCCGACCTGAAGAATTATGTGAATCTGGTCCAAATGCTAGTCCAGCACCTGGCCAGCACATCGAGGGTCCCATTCCATTATTTCCTGCTGAACGGCGGTACGGCGCCCTCCGGTGAGTCCATCACCTCTGCGGAGGCTGGCCTTATCGCTAAGACGCGGGAACGCATGCTGCACTTCGGTGAGGCCTGGGAACGCATCATGAGGTTGGCGTTCCGAGTTATGGGAGACAAGAGAGCCGATGCCCACGGGGCTGAGGTTATCTGGCGCGACCCTGAGAACCGGACTGAAGCACAGCATTATGACGCCCTTCTGAAGGCTCAGATGATCGGCGTTCCCCGAGATCAGCTCCTTCTTGATGCTGGTTACACCCCGCAGCAGATTGAGCGATTCCGCGTCATGCGGGAGCAGGACGCCAAGGACGCAATGGAATTGGCGAAGAAGTACCCGGCCCCTCAGCCGGAACAGCCTAACGGCCAGCAGGACGCCGAGAAGGCGGCCCGCAAGGCTCCTCAGGGCAATTCGGGTAACGCAGCCCGCAAGGCTGCTTAG
- a CDS encoding PD-(D/E)XK nuclease family protein, translating into MSQAEQYLDKCPKQYELQRVRGVTPRPAAWSHQGTAFHSAIEKFEEGGRRLTADQVADLFHGEYTALVNKSLEREPNLDHWLTAGTDGQSDIEGRYVLGMTQTRAYVEWAQKAEPVIWKDPEGKPGIERHLTAKIGDVTVQGYVDQLLERPDGSVRVRDLKTGSTKSKFQLKTYGVLVRKVLGVEVNDADWYMAKTGGPSRPVDLTEVTEDAVAERFAELDQGVKAGNFPPRPGFHCRFCDVAYACSSRRK; encoded by the coding sequence GTGAGTCAGGCCGAGCAGTATCTAGACAAGTGCCCGAAGCAGTACGAGCTACAGCGGGTCCGGGGAGTCACTCCGAGGCCCGCTGCTTGGTCTCATCAGGGAACCGCCTTCCATTCGGCTATCGAGAAGTTCGAGGAAGGCGGCCGACGACTCACCGCGGATCAGGTCGCAGATCTCTTCCACGGGGAGTACACAGCCCTTGTGAACAAGAGCCTCGAAAGGGAGCCTAACCTTGACCACTGGCTGACCGCCGGCACCGATGGCCAATCGGACATCGAGGGCCGCTATGTGCTGGGCATGACCCAGACGCGGGCTTATGTCGAGTGGGCACAGAAGGCTGAGCCAGTGATCTGGAAGGACCCCGAAGGTAAGCCCGGCATCGAAAGGCACTTGACGGCCAAGATCGGTGATGTCACCGTTCAGGGCTACGTAGACCAGCTCCTAGAACGGCCAGACGGTTCGGTCAGAGTCAGAGACCTGAAAACAGGTTCAACGAAGTCGAAGTTCCAGCTCAAGACATACGGTGTCTTGGTACGGAAAGTGTTGGGGGTGGAAGTCAATGATGCGGACTGGTACATGGCCAAGACGGGCGGACCGTCGAGGCCCGTAGACCTCACCGAGGTCACCGAGGACGCCGTAGCAGAAAGATTCGCGGAGCTGGACCAGGGCGTTAAGGCGGGTAACTTCCCCCCACGCCCGGGATTTCACTGCCGCTTCTGTGACGTTGCGTATGCGTGTTCCTCGCGTCGGAAGTGA
- a CDS encoding AAA family ATPase, translating into MFSLAQSVRIRGAAGEPIPNTFKSLKRLEVEFRRAELSLVVAGPGTGKSLFALFLAMMANVPVLYFSADSSSATQVARATAMITGEDAKEVKQALTEGDFSEYESALGKRWWTRFNFSAKPTQKEIELHLLCYLEVYGCTPHLLVVDNVTNVDTGAVGDAESYTFGLEGLCEYLSEMARATNAHVLGLHHVTGPHSDGLTPIPLSGVKGQVHRVPALILTMHKEVDGMNSRILNVSPVKNREGFEDSSGGTFASFRLNRSTLRLEELDEELPDSFAA; encoded by the coding sequence ATGTTCAGCCTTGCTCAGTCGGTAAGGATTCGCGGGGCAGCAGGTGAGCCGATCCCTAACACGTTCAAGTCACTCAAGCGGCTGGAGGTGGAGTTCCGCCGCGCGGAGCTGTCTCTAGTCGTTGCCGGCCCCGGCACTGGAAAGAGCCTCTTTGCTCTCTTCCTGGCGATGATGGCAAACGTCCCTGTCCTGTACTTCTCGGCTGACTCCAGCTCCGCAACTCAGGTGGCCAGGGCTACGGCCATGATCACCGGTGAGGACGCGAAAGAAGTCAAGCAAGCCTTGACCGAAGGTGATTTCTCGGAGTACGAGAGCGCCCTAGGTAAAAGGTGGTGGACGCGCTTCAACTTCTCCGCCAAGCCCACGCAAAAGGAAATAGAGCTGCACCTCTTGTGCTATCTGGAGGTCTACGGATGCACACCACACCTGCTAGTGGTCGACAACGTTACGAACGTGGACACCGGGGCCGTGGGCGATGCAGAGAGCTACACGTTTGGGCTGGAGGGCCTGTGCGAATATCTGTCAGAAATGGCGAGGGCGACGAACGCTCACGTCCTCGGTCTCCACCATGTGACCGGGCCGCATTCGGACGGCCTGACGCCCATTCCGCTTAGCGGAGTGAAGGGGCAGGTGCATCGTGTGCCTGCCCTCATCCTGACCATGCACAAGGAGGTTGACGGAATGAACTCCCGCATCCTCAACGTGTCTCCGGTCAAGAACCGAGAAGGATTCGAAGATTCCTCAGGCGGGACCTTCGCGAGCTTCCGACTCAACCGCTCAACTCTGCGGTTGGAGGAGCTTGACGAGGAGCTTCCGGATTCTTTCGCTGCTTAA
- a CDS encoding endonuclease VII domain-containing protein, producing the protein MAVTRKGFRECTKCGKSRAERFFTSSRGKVCSSCRKANRRQAARNARIQATYGLSAEEYQRLFEAQGGRCAICQETRKTNLAVDHCHKTEAVRGLLCARCNGQLLARGARDRPDVLRRAADYLEDFPAWRVLGPRYTHDKGETNGEGSDRD; encoded by the coding sequence ATGGCCGTAACCCGTAAGGGGTTCCGGGAGTGCACGAAGTGCGGGAAGAGCAGAGCTGAGAGGTTCTTCACCTCGTCTCGGGGGAAGGTCTGCTCTTCCTGCCGCAAGGCAAACCGCCGGCAGGCTGCTCGAAACGCTCGCATCCAAGCGACGTACGGGCTATCTGCCGAGGAATACCAACGCCTCTTTGAGGCGCAGGGCGGCAGATGTGCCATCTGCCAAGAGACACGCAAAACCAATTTGGCCGTGGACCACTGTCACAAGACAGAGGCGGTTCGCGGCCTCCTTTGTGCCCGCTGCAATGGGCAGCTCCTAGCGCGGGGGGCTAGGGACCGCCCGGATGTGCTGCGGCGGGCCGCTGATTACCTGGAGGACTTTCCGGCCTGGAGAGTCCTTGGACCGAGATACACCCACGACAAAGGGGAAACCAATGGCGAAGGCAGCGACCGCGACTAA
- a CDS encoding topoisomerase, which produces MGTAKRYHETYKGSPAEEYIAARGLGEVAASFGLGFVASAQPGHERYVGSLCIPYLRPAGGEDGVATCRFRCIADECVKDADGLYLFQKGAKERHQGHGKYLSLPGDPPRLYNTPALIEPSPALVVVEGEFDTQSWAVADVPAVGAPGTGTWRDYWTPALLGYDVVYLIAEDEPGLVFMDGLAADLPNGKVIKTDGQDSNQILVNNGPAALRKRIGM; this is translated from the coding sequence GTGGGGACAGCGAAGCGGTATCACGAGACGTACAAGGGGAGTCCGGCCGAGGAGTACATAGCGGCTCGGGGCCTCGGGGAGGTCGCAGCCAGCTTCGGCCTGGGCTTCGTGGCTTCGGCTCAACCTGGTCATGAGCGGTATGTGGGAAGCCTTTGCATCCCGTATCTCCGCCCTGCCGGCGGAGAGGACGGGGTAGCAACATGCCGCTTCCGCTGCATCGCTGACGAGTGCGTCAAGGATGCTGACGGCCTCTACCTCTTCCAGAAGGGCGCGAAGGAGCGCCACCAGGGACACGGCAAGTACCTGAGCCTTCCGGGAGATCCTCCGAGGCTCTACAACACGCCCGCCCTGATCGAGCCCAGTCCGGCCCTGGTGGTGGTTGAAGGCGAGTTCGACACGCAGTCCTGGGCCGTTGCGGATGTGCCTGCCGTAGGGGCCCCTGGCACCGGTACGTGGCGGGACTACTGGACGCCTGCACTCCTCGGTTACGACGTGGTCTATCTGATCGCTGAGGACGAACCGGGATTGGTCTTCATGGATGGCCTGGCGGCCGATCTGCCAAACGGCAAAGTCATCAAGACCGATGGGCAGGACTCGAACCAGATCCTCGTGAACAACGGGCCCGCAGCCCTCAGGAAAAGGATCGGCATGTGA
- a CDS encoding DUF3310 domain-containing protein has protein sequence MNPGQKVVITAGPHSGKRGRVASSRTPIDAFPYSYYVKVYGPVIRYVWFKEGEVRADPVQGDPLGKADSVNHPGHYTWLPNGIEVIDLTEHMNFNRGNAVKYIARAGRKNKATEMEDLRKARWYIDREISRMENTK, from the coding sequence GTGAACCCTGGCCAAAAGGTCGTGATCACCGCAGGGCCACACTCAGGCAAGAGAGGGCGGGTTGCCAGCAGCCGAACCCCCATCGACGCCTTCCCGTACAGCTATTACGTCAAGGTGTACGGCCCTGTTATTCGTTACGTCTGGTTCAAGGAAGGCGAAGTGAGGGCTGATCCCGTCCAGGGTGACCCGCTCGGAAAGGCCGACTCGGTCAATCACCCCGGGCATTACACCTGGCTTCCGAACGGAATCGAGGTCATAGACCTCACGGAACACATGAACTTCAACCGCGGAAACGCGGTGAAGTACATCGCCCGAGCCGGGCGGAAGAACAAAGCAACCGAGATGGAAGACCTGCGCAAAGCGCGTTGGTACATCGACCGTGAGATATCCCGAATGGAGAACACCAAGTGA
- a CDS encoding metallophosphoesterase, whose protein sequence is MKRVVVVSDLQVPYQDQRALNNLIQFIGDYQPDELYQIGDLNDYETPSRWNEGTRYEYRQQVKSDSEVTKRKVLEPIRAVYDGPFGILEGNHDLRPRTYLSAKAPALAEYADDFHFSKLLDFDGFGVDLTPPFHKVGPDTGLIHGHEIKGLSSIAGTTAYGHASKATMNLIMGHTHRLGVRRHGPSHLGGMRWGFEVGHMMDPRKAQYLGPGAVANWQAGFGLLYVGDHDVSPYPVDVRRDGSFVVEGVRYGKLVRGAGGRFVRKGGTA, encoded by the coding sequence TTGAAGCGTGTAGTCGTCGTATCTGATCTTCAGGTTCCCTACCAGGATCAGCGGGCCCTGAACAACCTGATCCAATTTATCGGGGATTACCAGCCCGACGAGCTGTATCAGATCGGTGACCTGAACGACTATGAGACGCCCTCGCGTTGGAATGAGGGAACTCGGTACGAGTACCGACAACAGGTCAAGAGCGATTCCGAAGTCACGAAGCGGAAGGTCCTGGAGCCGATCCGGGCCGTTTATGACGGGCCCTTCGGCATCCTGGAGGGCAACCACGACCTAAGGCCGCGAACCTACCTGAGCGCCAAGGCACCGGCCCTTGCCGAGTACGCCGACGACTTCCACTTTTCCAAGCTCCTTGATTTCGACGGTTTCGGCGTCGACCTCACGCCGCCCTTCCACAAGGTTGGGCCGGACACAGGACTCATCCACGGCCATGAGATCAAGGGCCTGTCGAGCATCGCGGGAACCACGGCTTACGGTCACGCGAGCAAGGCGACCATGAATCTCATCATGGGCCACACTCACCGCCTGGGCGTCCGCCGGCATGGCCCTTCGCATCTCGGGGGAATGCGTTGGGGCTTCGAGGTGGGTCACATGATGGACCCGCGTAAGGCTCAATACCTGGGCCCTGGGGCGGTAGCCAACTGGCAAGCGGGCTTTGGCCTGTTGTACGTCGGTGACCACGACGTATCCCCCTATCCCGTAGACGTTCGCCGAGACGGCTCTTTCGTCGTTGAAGGCGTGCGATACGGCAAGCTCGTTCGAGGCGCTGGGGGGCGCTTTGTAAGAAAGGGGGGAACCGCGTGA
- the nrdJ gene encoding ribonucleoside-triphosphate reductase, adenosylcobalamin-dependent — protein MTFPTETAKTVYKRTYSRVKPNGEQEVWEETVQRVVDGNLALVPERYHEEGERAALLDLIASFKVLPAGRHLKSSGVAPFALNNCWAAGWDAERPEEHFMFSLLRLAEGGGVGANYSSRYFNGFPELAIPVEVHIVCDPDHADYLDLVEAGLISTEYSHEWTGAYQVQDSREGWAEALGDLIRTAHDPRTRHAARVYDVSRVRAKGAPLKAFGGTASGPQPFGQMLKAVGQVLKDAHGRQLHGIDAMQIDHEIAQCIVSGGVRRSARMSIMHWRDPLIWSFLRIKAKGGHWTTNVSVEIDDDFIRLLRKMSSPSMPILREIAAGMLRNGEPGIWNSSLTAKGEVDGTYTTNPCGEATLTPWEPCNLGSVNLGAFVDDNGEIDDEGLRKAHRYLTRYLIRATFAKVADPKSAEAIAKYRRIGVGHLGFADFLVKLGFKYSDASRRGIGFELDIMAQTVTLAAREYANTLRIPTPIKTRVIAPTGTTSKLAGTSGEAVHAPFAGYFKRRIRFSDLEPSEKAQVEKYRRKGYHVEPDKYAANTSVVTIPTKDPLVDIGGENFQHAGDLTLRDMLSVQALYQEHWADQAVSYTVNVDPNAYSVDDLVEALVPFLPKLKGTTVFPELSFEQPPYERITREEYEELAAAVGIETSDTSYDEICTSGACPI, from the coding sequence ATGACATTTCCCACCGAGACGGCAAAGACCGTTTACAAGCGGACCTATTCCCGAGTGAAGCCGAACGGCGAACAGGAGGTGTGGGAGGAGACCGTTCAGCGCGTGGTGGACGGCAACCTTGCTCTCGTTCCCGAGCGGTACCACGAAGAGGGTGAGAGGGCCGCTCTGCTCGACCTGATCGCCTCCTTCAAGGTGTTGCCGGCGGGACGGCACCTCAAGAGTTCGGGAGTCGCACCCTTCGCCCTGAACAACTGTTGGGCAGCAGGCTGGGACGCGGAGCGTCCTGAGGAGCACTTCATGTTCAGCCTGTTGCGGCTCGCAGAGGGCGGGGGAGTTGGAGCCAACTACAGCTCTCGCTACTTCAACGGCTTCCCCGAGCTGGCCATCCCGGTTGAGGTCCACATCGTCTGTGACCCGGACCATGCGGATTACCTCGACCTCGTTGAGGCCGGTCTGATCAGCACGGAGTACAGCCACGAGTGGACGGGGGCCTATCAGGTCCAGGACAGCCGTGAGGGCTGGGCTGAGGCCCTGGGGGACCTCATACGGACGGCCCATGACCCCAGGACGCGTCACGCAGCTCGGGTGTACGACGTGAGCCGCGTACGGGCCAAGGGGGCACCCCTCAAGGCCTTCGGCGGTACTGCGAGCGGTCCCCAGCCCTTCGGCCAGATGCTCAAGGCCGTGGGCCAGGTGCTCAAGGACGCCCACGGCCGGCAGCTCCACGGCATCGACGCCATGCAGATTGATCACGAAATCGCTCAGTGCATCGTCTCTGGGGGTGTCCGAAGGTCTGCCCGCATGTCGATCATGCATTGGCGTGACCCGCTCATCTGGTCATTCCTGCGGATCAAGGCCAAGGGAGGGCACTGGACGACCAACGTCAGTGTGGAGATTGATGATGACTTCATCCGCCTTCTCCGCAAGATGTCGTCACCGTCCATGCCGATCCTTCGTGAGATCGCGGCCGGAATGCTCCGCAACGGAGAGCCCGGTATTTGGAATTCGAGCCTGACGGCAAAGGGGGAGGTTGACGGCACCTACACTACGAATCCCTGTGGGGAGGCAACACTTACCCCCTGGGAGCCGTGCAATCTTGGTTCCGTCAATCTCGGTGCTTTCGTGGACGACAACGGGGAGATAGACGACGAGGGCCTTCGGAAGGCTCACAGGTATCTCACTCGGTATCTGATCAGAGCTACCTTTGCCAAGGTTGCTGATCCGAAGTCTGCTGAGGCCATCGCCAAATACAGGCGTATCGGTGTGGGGCATCTCGGGTTCGCGGACTTCCTTGTGAAACTCGGTTTCAAGTATTCCGACGCATCACGTAGGGGCATCGGCTTTGAGCTAGACATCATGGCTCAGACCGTCACTCTTGCGGCGCGGGAGTATGCGAACACACTGCGTATCCCCACGCCGATCAAGACTCGGGTCATTGCCCCCACCGGCACTACGAGCAAACTCGCCGGCACCAGCGGCGAGGCCGTTCACGCGCCGTTTGCGGGCTACTTCAAGCGCCGTATCCGCTTCTCAGACCTTGAACCCTCCGAGAAGGCCCAGGTCGAGAAGTACAGGCGTAAGGGGTACCACGTAGAGCCGGACAAATACGCGGCCAATACCTCTGTCGTCACCATCCCCACGAAGGACCCGCTTGTTGATATCGGGGGCGAGAACTTCCAGCATGCTGGAGACCTCACCCTTCGGGACATGTTGTCGGTCCAGGCGCTTTATCAAGAGCACTGGGCAGATCAGGCGGTGTCCTACACGGTGAACGTGGACCCCAACGCATATTCGGTTGACGACCTCGTTGAGGCCCTGGTGCCCTTCCTGCCAAAGCTCAAGGGCACCACGGTATTCCCGGAACTCTCGTTTGAGCAGCCGCCCTATGAGCGGATCACCAGGGAAGAGTACGAGGAGCTTGCGGCAGCCGTAGGCATAGAAACCTCGGATACCTCGTACGACGAGATCTGTACATCGGGCGCCTGCCCGATCTAG
- the thyX gene encoding FAD-dependent thymidylate synthase, whose translation MKLVKASATDEDVVQAARVSTQGVESLGSDTKPAGLINYLMRDRHGSPFEHTSFTFLVEAPIFVAREHMRHRAGWSYNEESGRYKELEGTFYVPASDRPLQQVGKPGAYTFIQGTDRQQAYTGTALGLAYGTAYTCYLKMLREGVAREVARMALPVGIFTSYYATCNARSLMHFLSLRTISEIAKFPSFPQREIEMVAQQMEEAFGKAMPLTYTAFSNNGRVAP comes from the coding sequence GTGAAGCTGGTCAAGGCCAGTGCAACGGATGAAGACGTTGTTCAGGCAGCCCGTGTCTCGACTCAAGGGGTTGAGTCTCTGGGCTCGGATACGAAGCCCGCGGGCCTCATCAACTATCTGATGCGGGACCGTCATGGCTCCCCTTTCGAACACACCTCTTTCACCTTCCTGGTAGAGGCTCCGATCTTCGTTGCCCGCGAGCACATGAGGCATCGAGCGGGCTGGAGCTACAACGAGGAGAGCGGGCGTTACAAGGAGCTTGAGGGCACCTTCTACGTCCCCGCCAGTGATCGACCGCTTCAGCAGGTGGGGAAGCCGGGAGCGTACACCTTCATACAGGGCACTGATCGACAGCAGGCGTATACGGGTACGGCCCTTGGTCTCGCATATGGGACTGCCTACACCTGTTATCTCAAGATGCTCAGGGAGGGCGTAGCGCGGGAAGTAGCGCGCATGGCGCTGCCTGTCGGCATCTTCACGTCGTACTACGCGACGTGTAACGCGCGGTCCCTCATGCACTTCCTGAGCCTCCGAACCATCTCCGAGATAGCCAAGTTCCCCTCTTTCCCTCAGCGAGAGATCGAGATGGTTGCTCAGCAGATGGAGGAAGCGTTCGGCAAGGCCATGCCTCTTACCTACACGGCTTTTAGCAACAACGGCCGAGTAGCACCGTAA
- a CDS encoding SAM-dependent methyltransferase → MRKLLDLYCCQGGASKGYRDAGFEVVGVDIAPQPRYPWEFVQAEAIQFLLTYGHRFDFIHASPPCQLYSKTQRIRQNDHPDLLAPTRDALNAVGVPWVIENVMGAEPDLLNPVLLCGAYFGLNTYRHRLFEPGGWELKQPDHPEHIRRQTKMGRRRKPDEMGIYVGNFIGVDDAKEDLGVPWMSREGIRECIPPAYAEYVGRAFLAQNE, encoded by the coding sequence ATTCGAAAGCTACTTGACCTTTACTGCTGCCAGGGGGGAGCAAGTAAGGGGTACCGCGATGCGGGGTTTGAGGTCGTGGGCGTCGACATCGCTCCGCAACCTCGTTACCCGTGGGAATTCGTACAGGCTGAAGCGATTCAGTTCCTACTCACTTACGGCCACCGATTTGATTTCATCCACGCCTCTCCGCCGTGTCAGCTCTACAGCAAGACGCAGCGAATCAGGCAGAACGATCACCCCGATCTTCTGGCTCCGACTCGGGACGCGCTAAATGCCGTAGGGGTTCCGTGGGTGATTGAGAACGTGATGGGCGCCGAACCAGATTTGCTTAACCCAGTGCTCTTGTGCGGTGCGTACTTCGGACTCAACACCTATCGCCATCGGCTCTTTGAGCCAGGCGGGTGGGAGCTGAAACAACCGGATCACCCGGAGCACATCAGACGGCAAACAAAGATGGGGCGCCGCCGGAAGCCTGACGAGATGGGGATTTACGTAGGAAACTTCATCGGCGTTGATGACGCCAAGGAAGATCTGGGCGTCCCTTGGATGTCCCGTGAGGGAATCCGCGAGTGCATTCCGCCCGCTTATGCAGAGTACGTAGGTCGGGCTTTCCTTGCTCAAAACGAATAG